ACGGCTTCAGCCAGGGTTGAATAGGTCCTTATAAGATGGGTGAACTTTTTGGCAATGTCATCTTGAGTACAACGATCGATCAACTGTTGTTCCACCCCACAGAGTTCGGGAAATTCGGCTAAAATGGTTTTTCCACCAAGGGCCACCAAAACATCCGAGACATGACCTACCGCAGGATTTGCTGAAATCCCCGAAAAACCATCCGATCCCCCACATTCCAAACCTATGGTGAGCTTATCCAATGTTGCGGGCTGCCTTTTTAGGTTATTGGCAACAACCAGCCCTTGAAAGGTTTGCGCTATGGCCTTGGTCAATAAATCCTCTTCTTTCCCTTCTTGCTGTTGTTCAAAAATATAGAGTGGTTTGTTAAAATGGGGATGGAACTTCCTTAACCTTTCCTCTAAAATGGAAATCTGGGCATTCTGGCACCCCAGGCTTAAAATGGTTCCTCCTGCCACATTGGGGTTATTAAGGTAACCCGCGATGAGTGCACACAGCATTTCGGCATCCTGTCGTGTTCCGCCACATCCTCCCTGGTGGGTAAGGAACTTGATGCCATCCAAATTGTCAAAAATAGGTGATACGGTAAGCTCTTCTTCCAATACGTAGGGCTTTTCCATGGAATGGGCTTGCTCTTGGAAATTGGAAACCAACTGACGCACATAGTGTTTGTATTTATTGGGACGTACAAACCCCAATTCTTCCAGGAAGGCATCCTTCATGACCGAAACATTTCGGTTCTCACAAAAGACCAGGGGAATCACCACCCAATAATTGCCCGTGCCCACTTGTCCATCGGAACGATGATAGCCATCAAATGTTCGACTTTTGAACTTAGAGACATCGGGTTTGTTCCAGGACAGGTTTGGGATTCGTTTTCCAAAATCCTCGGTTTGGTGGGCCACATTGTCCACTGTGAGTGCTTCTCCGGGAGAAATGGGTTCACATGCCTTTCCCACCATACCACCATACATAAAGATGGTATCGCCCACGTTAAGATGTTGTGCCGAAAACTTATGCTTGGCCCTAATGGATTCCTTTAACGAAAAAACAGTGCCGTTGGAACGGATTTCGGATTGCGCCTTCAAGTCATGTAAGGCCACCAAAACATTGTCTCTTGGATGAATTTTAAGGAAATTATGTTGCATTTAAAATTAATTCACTAATATTGTGCAATCGATTGCACAAAGTAAATAAAAATTTTGTACTTTTTGTGTAATCACAAGAAAATATCCGGTTTCTTGAATTCCTGTAACCAATGAACAACCTATAACATTCCATACAATAATGAAAAAAGTCGTCACCTTTGGTGAAATCATGTTACGTTTGGCCCCTCCCGGTTTTTTACGATTCTCCCAAACCCATTCCTTTGAGGCCATCTATGGAGGGGGCGAATCCAATGTTGCCGTTTCTTTGGCCAATTATGGTATTCCCGTTGATTTTGTAACCCGTCTGCCCAATAACGACCTTGGGAAATGTGCCTTAATGGAACTCAGAAAACGTGGGGTCAATGTGGACCATATCGTTTGGGGCGGGGACCGTTTGGGCATTTATTTTTTAGAGACCGGTGCTGTGGCCCGTGGCAGCAAAGTGGTGTATGATCGTGCACATTCTGCCATGTCACAGATTGAAAAGGGCATGGTGGATTGGGAATCCATTTTCAAGGATGCAGCATGGTTCCATTGGACCGGTATTACCCCGGCCATTTCCCAGGGTGCTGCCGATGCTTGTTTAGAAGCGTGTGAAGTGGCCAGCAGTATGGGAATTACCATTTCAACCGATTTAAACTATCGAAAAAAACTATGGAACTACGGGGTGGAACCCGAGAAAATCATGACGCCCCTCGTGGAATATTGTGATATTATCCTTGGTAATGAGGAAGATGCCGAAAAACATTTTGGTATCCATCCAACCGGAGTGGATGTGACCCAGGGACATTCCGTGAGTACCAAAGCCTTTGAATCGGTCTGCCAACAAATGATGGACAAATTCAAGAAGGCCAAAAAGGTGATCACTACCTTACGGGGATCGATCAGTGCTTCACACAATACTTGGGCGGGAGTGCTCTATGATGGTAAAACGCTTTTTGAGTCGGATACCTATCAGATTACCCATATCGTAGATCGTGTTGGCGGCGGGGATTCCTTTATGGGCGGATTGATCTATGGGCTACTTACCTATGATGGGGATGACCAAAAAGCCTTGGATTTTGCTGTGGCCGCGTCTTGTCTTAAACACACTATAAAGGGTGATGCCAATCAGGTAACCGTTGATGAGGTTGAAAAATTAATGGGCGGGGACGCCTCTGGAAGGGTATCACGATGAAAAGAACCACAGAGGGGAAAACGACCATAGAAGTCCTATTGGACCAGATGCAAAGAACGGGGTTGGTACCCGTTTTTAATCACAGTGATGGCGAAGTGGCCAAAAATGTATTGGATGCCAGTTATAAGGGAGGGGTTCGTGTATTTGAATTTACCAATCGTGGTGAAAATGCGCTGGAGGTATTTGGCCTATTGGCTGAGCATGCCAAGCGATATGATGACCTCAGTTTAGGTATCGGAACCATTTTTAACGCAAAGGACGCTGAAAAGTTTTTGGAAAAAGGGGCAAAGTTTGTAGTATCACCTGCCCTGATTCCAGAAATTGCCCATTTTGCCGACCAGAACAGTGTATTCTGGGTTCCCGGTTGCGGTACGGTTACGGAAATCCATCAGGCCCGACAATTGGGTGCGGCTCTCATCAAGATTTTTCCGGGAAATGTGTTGGGCCCCGGTTTTGTGAAATCGGTCAAAGCGGTCTTTCCCCATGTCCCCGTAATGCCCACGGGAGGGGTAAAACCCACCCAGGAAAATCTGGAAGCCTGGTTCAATGCCGGAGTGCATTGCGTGGGTATGGGCAGTCAGTTGTTCAATAAAGAATCCTTAGATAGGAAAGACTTTGGGGCCATAGCCAGCTCCGTTTCCGAGGCTTTGGATCGAATCAAAAAAATTAGGGGATAGCTTGAAGACCAAGTGGATATTAGGGTTTTTTTGTGCGGTGGCGATTCTTGCCTGTAAATCTCCCGAGAGCACAAAAATCTTGCGTTTGGCCCATGGATTGGATACCAATCATCCAGTACATCAAGCCATGGTAAATTTGGGCGAACACCTGGACACGCTTTCTAAAGGAAGGCTTATGGTAAAAATCTATCCCAGTGGACAATTGGGAGCGGAAAGGGAATGTTTGGAACTGTTGCAAATTGGCAGTTTGGACATTACCAAGGTTTCAGGGGCCGTATTGGAGAATTTTGTTTTTGAGTATAAGGTTTTGAGTGTTCCCTACCTTTTTAGGGACAAAGCCCATTCCCACAAGGTTTATGATAGTTCGGTTGGGCGTCAATTTTTGATGAAGGGAAGCGACTATCGGCTACGTGGACTCTGCTTTTATGATGCGGGAAGCCGTAGTTTTTATACCAAGGACAGACCCA
The sequence above is a segment of the Muricauda sp. SCSIO 64092 genome. Coding sequences within it:
- a CDS encoding UxaA family hydrolase, producing MQHNFLKIHPRDNVLVALHDLKAQSEIRSNGTVFSLKESIRAKHKFSAQHLNVGDTIFMYGGMVGKACEPISPGEALTVDNVAHQTEDFGKRIPNLSWNKPDVSKFKSRTFDGYHRSDGQVGTGNYWVVIPLVFCENRNVSVMKDAFLEELGFVRPNKYKHYVRQLVSNFQEQAHSMEKPYVLEEELTVSPIFDNLDGIKFLTHQGGCGGTRQDAEMLCALIAGYLNNPNVAGGTILSLGCQNAQISILEERLRKFHPHFNKPLYIFEQQQEGKEEDLLTKAIAQTFQGLVVANNLKRQPATLDKLTIGLECGGSDGFSGISANPAVGHVSDVLVALGGKTILAEFPELCGVEQQLIDRCTQDDIAKKFTHLIRTYSTLAEAVGSGFDMNPSPGNIKDGLITDAMKSAGAAKKGGTSPITDVLDYAEYVKNPGLNLLCTPGNDVESTTALAGSGANIILFTTGLGTPTGNPIAPVIKISSNTDLAKRMPDIVDVDAGGIITGNKSIGQMGEALMEHIIAVASGKMKTKAQLLNQDDFIPWKRGISL
- a CDS encoding sugar kinase — its product is MKKVVTFGEIMLRLAPPGFLRFSQTHSFEAIYGGGESNVAVSLANYGIPVDFVTRLPNNDLGKCALMELRKRGVNVDHIVWGGDRLGIYFLETGAVARGSKVVYDRAHSAMSQIEKGMVDWESIFKDAAWFHWTGITPAISQGAADACLEACEVASSMGITISTDLNYRKKLWNYGVEPEKIMTPLVEYCDIILGNEEDAEKHFGIHPTGVDVTQGHSVSTKAFESVCQQMMDKFKKAKKVITTLRGSISASHNTWAGVLYDGKTLFESDTYQITHIVDRVGGGDSFMGGLIYGLLTYDGDDQKALDFAVAASCLKHTIKGDANQVTVDEVEKLMGGDASGRVSR
- a CDS encoding bifunctional 4-hydroxy-2-oxoglutarate aldolase/2-dehydro-3-deoxy-phosphogluconate aldolase, which encodes MKRTTEGKTTIEVLLDQMQRTGLVPVFNHSDGEVAKNVLDASYKGGVRVFEFTNRGENALEVFGLLAEHAKRYDDLSLGIGTIFNAKDAEKFLEKGAKFVVSPALIPEIAHFADQNSVFWVPGCGTVTEIHQARQLGAALIKIFPGNVLGPGFVKSVKAVFPHVPVMPTGGVKPTQENLEAWFNAGVHCVGMGSQLFNKESLDRKDFGAIASSVSEALDRIKKIRG